A stretch of Procambarus clarkii isolate CNS0578487 chromosome 20, FALCON_Pclarkii_2.0, whole genome shotgun sequence DNA encodes these proteins:
- the LOC123752961 gene encoding uncharacterized protein: MPDHHVTPDPHVTPDPHVTPDPHITPDPHVTPNLHVTPDPHVTPDPHVTPTFMSPPLPTLMSPPTLMSPPTLMSPPTFMSPPTFMSPPPTLMSPPTLMSPPTFMSPPTLMSPPTLMSPQPSCHPPPTLMSPPTLMSPQPSCHPRPSCHPRPSCHPNLHVTPDPHVTPDPHVTPDPHVTPDLHVTPPPTLMSPPDPHVTPNLHVTPDPHVTPDPHVTPDPHVTPDPHVTPDPHVTPTFMSPPTLMSPPTLMSPPTFMSPPTLASSTET; encoded by the coding sequence ATGCCCGACCATCATGTCACCCCCGACCCTCATGTCACGCCCGACCCTCATGTCACCCCCGACCCTCATATCACCCCCGACCCTCATGTCACCCCCAACCTTCATGTCACCCCCGACCCTCATGTCACCCCCGACCCTCATGTCACCCCAACCTTCATGTCACCCCCCCTCCCAACCCTCATGTCACCCCCGACCCTCATGTCACCCCCGACCCTCATGTCACCCCCGACCTTCATGTCACCCCCGACCTTCATGTCACCCCCCCCAACCCTTATGTCACCCCCGACCCTCATGTCACCCCCAACCTTCATGTCACCCCCGACCCTCATGTCACCCCCGACCCTCATGTCACCCCAACCTTCATgtcacccccccccaaccctcatgTCACCCCCGACCCTCATGTCACCCCAACCTTCATGTCACCCCCGACCCTCATGTCACCCCCGACCCTCATGTCACCCCAACCTTCATGTCACCCCCGACCCTCATGTCACCCCCGACCCTCATGTCACCCCCGACCCTCATGTCACCCCCGACCTtcatgtcaccccccccccaaccctcatgTCGCCCCCCGACCCTCATGTCACCCCCAACCTTCATGTCACCCCCGACCCTCATGTCACCCCCGACCCTCATGTCACCCCCGACCCTCATGTCACCCCCGACCCTCATGTCACCCCCGACCCTCATGTCACCCCAACCTTCATGTCACCCCCGACCCTCATGTCACCCCCGACCCTCATGTCACCCCCAACCTTCATGTCACCCCCGACACTCGCATCGTCTACGGAGACCTGA